A window from Dehalobacter sp. DCA encodes these proteins:
- a CDS encoding CapA family protein: MKRRLLIMLLCTVAAVFIAGGVIAYQYANQISFQNPPDPSPLPESEPEPSYVDISIASVGDILIHNTVYMAAYDSSTGLYDFRSQFQYVKSYLENADITVANLETSLAGPEQGYSGYPKFNTPDSIVDALKESGVDIVTAANNHRLDQDITGFYRTIDVVKNKGLDIIGVKATEKETTYVIKDIKGVKVAFVNFGYGYPQNDGSLSINGLILPVNMTGLMDTFDPQDFDSSVQTIKARITEARQAGAEIVILCMHWGDEYQRLPSTFQQDLASVLADCGADVIFGGHPHVLQPFVFLATDNNGNVPVFYSQGNFISDQRQETVDNIYTEQGIIANVTIRVYPDHTHHVLQADAVPTWVNKKRLNNQLIYEVIPAKAALDNPGLYPLLKDADLERIRFCRDTVQKLMPEAGKELESQSN, encoded by the coding sequence ATGAAAAGAAGACTCCTGATTATGCTCCTCTGCACAGTCGCTGCCGTATTCATTGCGGGCGGTGTGATCGCCTACCAATATGCCAACCAGATTTCTTTTCAAAATCCTCCAGATCCTTCGCCGCTTCCGGAATCGGAGCCGGAGCCTTCCTATGTGGATATCTCTATCGCTTCCGTCGGCGACATCCTGATTCATAACACGGTCTATATGGCCGCTTACGATTCTTCAACAGGTCTGTATGATTTCAGGAGCCAGTTTCAGTATGTTAAATCCTATCTTGAAAATGCCGATATTACCGTGGCCAACCTGGAGACCTCGCTGGCCGGGCCTGAGCAGGGCTATTCCGGTTATCCCAAATTCAATACCCCCGATTCGATCGTTGATGCTCTGAAGGAATCGGGCGTTGACATTGTTACCGCAGCCAACAACCACCGTTTAGATCAGGATATCACCGGATTCTACCGGACGATCGACGTTGTCAAAAACAAGGGACTGGATATTATCGGTGTCAAGGCTACCGAGAAGGAAACCACCTATGTCATCAAGGACATCAAAGGTGTTAAAGTGGCATTTGTCAATTTTGGCTACGGCTATCCGCAAAACGACGGCAGCCTGAGCATCAATGGTCTTATCCTTCCCGTCAACATGACCGGACTGATGGATACCTTTGACCCGCAAGATTTTGACAGTTCTGTGCAAACCATTAAGGCGAGAATTACTGAAGCAAGACAGGCCGGCGCGGAAATTGTCATTTTGTGCATGCACTGGGGAGATGAATATCAGCGACTTCCTAGTACTTTTCAGCAGGACTTGGCCTCCGTACTGGCTGACTGCGGCGCAGATGTGATTTTTGGGGGCCATCCGCATGTGCTCCAGCCCTTCGTATTTTTGGCCACAGACAACAATGGAAATGTTCCGGTTTTTTATTCTCAGGGAAATTTCATCTCAGATCAGCGTCAGGAAACCGTTGATAACATTTATACCGAACAGGGAATCATCGCCAATGTGACGATCAGGGTATATCCAGATCACACCCATCATGTTCTCCAGGCGGACGCCGTTCCTACTTGGGTGAATAAAAAACGCCTGAATAATCAATTGATTTATGAGGTTATACCAGCCAAAGCTGCTCTGGACAATCCCGGACTGTATCCCCTTCTGAAGGATGCAGATCTGGAACGGATCCGGTTCTGCAGGGACACTGTGCAGAAACTAATGCCAGAAGCAGGAAAAGAACTCGAATCCCAATCCAACTGA
- a CDS encoding biotin transporter BioY has protein sequence MMMIQNLHTLEVYRQKRLSYFQWRTQSTTFAKIALAVSLACLTGLLAQVKIYLPFTPVPLVASQIGVILAAVLLGRKWGGISMAIYAVGGLAGIPWFAGFKGGAAALAGPTIGYVFGFILAALFIGGMIDSRTQNRKALPLTGIILFAQLVLVYVPGLISLAIWLWSTGQTVTLAGVLFMGYIPFIVGDILKSLVGAAAAKAIVPMEKY, from the coding sequence ATGATGATGATTCAAAATTTGCATACGCTCGAAGTTTACCGTCAAAAACGTTTGTCCTATTTTCAATGGCGCACGCAGTCAACGACGTTTGCCAAAATTGCTCTGGCAGTAAGTCTGGCCTGCCTGACCGGCCTGCTTGCTCAGGTGAAAATCTACCTGCCATTTACCCCCGTGCCTTTGGTGGCTTCCCAGATTGGGGTGATCCTGGCTGCTGTGCTGCTGGGTAGAAAATGGGGCGGTATCAGTATGGCAATCTATGCTGTCGGCGGTTTGGCAGGAATTCCGTGGTTTGCGGGTTTCAAAGGCGGAGCGGCGGCGCTTGCCGGGCCGACAATTGGTTATGTGTTTGGTTTTATCCTTGCAGCGCTGTTTATCGGCGGTATGATCGATTCCAGGACCCAAAACCGTAAAGCTTTGCCGCTGACCGGCATTATCCTTTTTGCCCAGCTTGTCCTTGTTTATGTTCCGGGGTTAATATCCCTGGCCATATGGCTTTGGTCGACCGGACAGACAGTTACCCTGGCCGGAGTCCTCTTTATGGGCTATATACCCTTTATTGTCGGAGATATTCTGAAGTCACTGGTCGGAGCAGCAGCTGCCAAAGCCATTGTCCCGATGGAAAAATACTAG
- a CDS encoding biotin--[acetyl-CoA-carboxylase] ligase, with the protein MNESLSPEKITQYLRTTFLGRKILCFDVLDSTNCEAARRALTEEEGTVIISEQQTTGRGRFGRKWQSPGGKGIWMSIILKPQLPPDVIPQLTLAGAAAVCLAVDEAAISFPGRGITIKWPNDLFLNGKKAGGILTEMSVSSRRTPVVVIGIGLNVNLAETDFPDELKSTATSLRLETGREHDRARLTAGILNGFEPLYLEYLSTVDLGRTLTICRERSEVIGRKVVLENREGPVQTAEVIDLGPKGELVVRLAQTGEIKAIISGEISVALDD; encoded by the coding sequence ATGAACGAATCTCTCAGCCCTGAAAAAATAACACAATATCTCCGGACAACTTTTCTGGGAAGAAAGATCCTCTGTTTTGACGTGCTGGACTCCACCAACTGTGAAGCAGCCCGCAGAGCTTTGACTGAAGAAGAAGGAACTGTGATCATCAGTGAACAGCAGACGACCGGCCGGGGACGTTTTGGCCGAAAGTGGCAGTCACCGGGAGGCAAGGGGATCTGGATGTCAATCATTTTGAAACCTCAACTTCCGCCGGATGTGATACCCCAGCTGACGCTGGCTGGCGCAGCGGCAGTATGTCTGGCAGTGGACGAAGCAGCTATTTCTTTCCCAGGAAGAGGAATCACCATCAAATGGCCAAATGATCTATTCCTGAACGGAAAGAAGGCCGGAGGGATTCTGACGGAAATGTCGGTCAGCAGCAGGCGGACCCCGGTAGTGGTGATCGGCATCGGTCTGAATGTGAACCTTGCTGAAACGGATTTTCCTGATGAACTGAAATCCACAGCGACTTCTTTACGTCTCGAGACGGGCAGGGAACACGACAGGGCCAGGCTGACAGCCGGAATCCTAAATGGATTTGAACCGCTTTACCTGGAATACCTCAGCACGGTTGATCTAGGCAGGACCTTAACCATCTGCAGGGAGCGTTCCGAAGTCATAGGCAGAAAAGTGGTCCTCGAAAACAGGGAGGGGCCGGTGCAGACCGCTGAGGTAATCGACCTCGGGCCTAAAGGGGAACTGGTCGTAAGGCTGGCGCAGACCGGGGAGATCAAAGCGATCATTTCGGGAGAAATTTCTGTAGCCCTAGACGATTAA
- a CDS encoding acetyl-CoA carboxylase carboxyltransferase subunit alpha yields MLEREKELAELNNKLSDLRKLAEDKQADFSSEIEGLEEKLTRMKEEAFSNLTAMDKLTLSRMVERPTTLDYIERIFHSFIELHGDRMYRDDPCIVGGVARLGDLPITVIGQQKGRNTKENVKRNFGMTNPEGYRKALRLMKQAEKFHRPVICFIDTPGADPGIGAEERGQGEAIARNLMEMVSLRTPVISIVLGEGGSGGALALSIADEIWMLEHSIYSILSPEGFASILWKDSSRAKEAAQIMKITAQDLQQMGLIDKVLPEPLGGAHHDPEAMAAVIKEHLLKVPFRTMLEQIDDVLERRYQKYRRIGAYTES; encoded by the coding sequence ATGCTCGAGCGGGAAAAAGAATTAGCGGAACTGAATAATAAGCTGAGTGATTTAAGGAAGCTTGCTGAAGATAAGCAAGCCGACTTTTCATCAGAGATTGAGGGATTAGAAGAGAAGCTTACCAGGATGAAAGAGGAAGCATTTTCAAATTTGACGGCGATGGATAAGCTGACCCTGTCCCGAATGGTGGAAAGACCCACCACGCTCGATTATATCGAGAGGATTTTTCACTCCTTTATTGAGCTGCATGGAGACCGGATGTACCGGGATGACCCCTGCATTGTCGGCGGCGTTGCCAGACTGGGGGACCTGCCGATAACGGTCATTGGCCAGCAAAAAGGCAGAAATACCAAAGAAAATGTCAAAAGAAATTTTGGGATGACAAATCCCGAAGGTTACCGTAAAGCGTTAAGGCTCATGAAGCAGGCGGAAAAATTTCACCGGCCCGTGATTTGCTTTATTGATACACCAGGCGCTGATCCTGGTATCGGGGCGGAGGAACGGGGCCAGGGGGAAGCGATTGCACGCAACCTGATGGAAATGGTCAGTTTGCGGACGCCTGTTATTTCCATTGTTCTGGGAGAAGGAGGCAGCGGCGGGGCGTTGGCCCTGTCGATCGCAGACGAGATCTGGATGCTGGAGCATTCGATCTATTCCATACTGTCTCCTGAAGGTTTTGCCAGTATCCTTTGGAAGGATTCCTCCAGAGCAAAAGAGGCAGCCCAGATCATGAAGATTACTGCTCAGGATTTGCAGCAAATGGGCCTGATCGACAAGGTTCTGCCGGAGCCTTTGGGCGGTGCCCATCATGATCCCGAGGCGATGGCTGCCGTCATCAAGGAACATTTGTTAAAGGTTCCGTTCAGAACCATGCTGGAACAAATCGATGATGTTCTTGAAAGGCGTTATCAGAAATACCGCAGGATAGGGGCTTATACCGAGTCATGA
- the accD gene encoding acetyl-CoA carboxylase, carboxyltransferase subunit beta has protein sequence MFKLNRVFKKPRYLTIQQNNSQPAPAEIEGQGEKSVLPAIPNGLWTKCQNCGETVYTKDLSNNNKVCVRCGYHFRMGAWERVDLIMDTGTFKETNQDMKSVNPLDFEGYAEKIRTGQEKTGLSEAVLTGYGKIHGQDAVITVMDSNFMMGSMGSVVGEKVARAFEFAAERKMPIIVFTASGGARMQEGMFSLMQMAKTSAAVGKHSRQGGLYIAVLTDPTTGGVTASFPMLGDIILAEPDALIGFAGKRVIQQTIRQELPEGFQKAEFLLEHGFIDKIVAREDLKLTLSRLIKLHYRR, from the coding sequence ATGTTTAAATTAAACAGGGTTTTTAAGAAACCGCGTTATCTAACGATACAACAGAATAATAGTCAGCCGGCACCGGCGGAGATAGAGGGGCAGGGGGAAAAGAGTGTTTTGCCTGCCATTCCGAACGGACTGTGGACAAAATGCCAGAATTGCGGAGAGACAGTTTACACGAAGGATCTCAGTAATAATAACAAGGTCTGTGTCCGCTGCGGCTACCATTTCAGGATGGGAGCCTGGGAAAGAGTCGACTTGATCATGGACACCGGTACATTTAAAGAAACTAATCAGGATATGAAAAGCGTCAATCCGCTGGACTTTGAAGGCTATGCAGAGAAAATCCGCACTGGCCAGGAGAAGACGGGCCTTTCGGAAGCCGTACTAACAGGGTATGGCAAGATTCATGGCCAGGATGCTGTGATTACGGTGATGGACAGTAACTTTATGATGGGCAGCATGGGTTCGGTCGTTGGCGAGAAAGTGGCCCGGGCCTTTGAATTCGCTGCTGAAAGGAAAATGCCGATCATTGTTTTTACTGCTTCAGGTGGGGCCAGGATGCAGGAAGGAATGTTTTCCCTGATGCAGATGGCGAAAACATCTGCAGCCGTTGGCAAACACAGTCGGCAGGGAGGACTGTATATCGCGGTTCTGACAGACCCGACAACGGGCGGCGTCACGGCCAGCTTCCCGATGCTGGGAGATATCATTTTGGCGGAACCGGACGCGCTGATCGGCTTTGCCGGCAAGAGGGTCATTCAACAGACCATCAGGCAGGAGCTGCCGGAAGGTTTTCAGAAAGCAGAATTTCTTCTGGAACACGGTTTTATTGATAAAATCGTGGCCAGAGAGGACCTCAAACTAACCTTGTCTCGCCTGATTAAGCTTCATTACAGGCGTTAA
- a CDS encoding acetyl-CoA carboxylase biotin carboxylase subunit has product MFKKILIANRGEIAVRIIRACREIGVATVAVYSEADRNSLHVDLADETVCIGPARARDSYLNTKNIISATVLTGAEAIHPGFGFLAENSKFAEMCKACHIAFIGPDPEVIEMMGNKAKARQIMGQAGVPIVPGIEGVLANFKQAEASAERIGYPVMLKASAGGGGKGIRIVWSRDELKKAYDMAKKEAQAAFDDDSMYLEKYLVEPRHIEFQILADHYGNVIHLGERDCSIQRRNQKVIEEAPSTVLSDELRREMGDTAVRAAQAVGYKSAGTIEFLVDNNGGYYFMEMNTRIQVEHPVTELVTGIDIVKEQLKIASGEQLNIRQDDVHIQGHAIECRINAENPALGFRPSPGKVNILLWPGGNGVRLDSALYNGYDIPPTYDSMIAKLITHGQDRNEAISKMRRALDEFIIEGIDTNIEFLFQILNNPKFRSAEIDTSFIAKEFDYGA; this is encoded by the coding sequence TTGTTCAAAAAAATACTCATTGCCAACAGAGGCGAAATAGCGGTCCGGATTATTCGGGCCTGCCGGGAAATCGGAGTTGCAACAGTTGCGGTTTATTCGGAAGCCGACAGGAACTCCCTGCATGTGGATCTTGCTGATGAGACGGTTTGTATCGGTCCGGCCAGAGCAAGGGACAGCTATCTGAATACCAAGAATATTATCAGTGCAACGGTTCTGACGGGCGCGGAAGCCATTCATCCGGGATTTGGCTTTTTGGCGGAAAACAGTAAATTTGCCGAGATGTGCAAAGCGTGCCATATCGCATTTATCGGTCCTGATCCCGAAGTCATTGAAATGATGGGGAATAAAGCGAAGGCCCGGCAGATCATGGGCCAGGCGGGTGTCCCTATCGTTCCTGGTATCGAAGGTGTGTTGGCTAATTTTAAACAGGCAGAGGCTTCTGCAGAGCGTATTGGTTATCCAGTCATGCTGAAGGCATCGGCAGGCGGCGGAGGCAAGGGTATCCGGATTGTCTGGAGCCGGGATGAACTGAAAAAGGCTTATGATATGGCCAAAAAAGAAGCTCAGGCTGCCTTTGATGATGATTCAATGTATTTGGAGAAATATCTGGTGGAGCCGAGACATATCGAATTTCAGATCCTGGCGGACCACTATGGAAATGTCATTCACCTTGGAGAAAGAGACTGTTCAATCCAGCGCAGAAATCAAAAAGTCATTGAAGAGGCTCCTTCAACCGTCCTGAGTGACGAGCTCAGGCGGGAAATGGGGGATACAGCTGTCCGCGCTGCTCAAGCGGTAGGTTATAAGAGCGCCGGGACCATCGAATTTTTAGTTGACAACAACGGTGGCTATTACTTTATGGAAATGAATACCCGTATCCAGGTCGAGCATCCCGTAACCGAGCTGGTTACAGGAATTGATATTGTGAAGGAACAACTGAAAATTGCCTCGGGAGAACAGCTAAACATCCGGCAGGACGACGTGCATATTCAAGGCCATGCCATAGAATGCCGAATCAATGCGGAAAATCCCGCACTCGGGTTCAGGCCGTCTCCCGGCAAAGTGAATATCCTTCTCTGGCCCGGAGGAAATGGCGTAAGACTGGATAGCGCACTCTACAACGGCTATGATATTCCGCCGACCTATGATTCGATGATTGCGAAACTGATTACGCACGGTCAGGACAGGAATGAAGCCATCAGTAAAATGCGCAGGGCCCTTGATGAGTTTATTATTGAAGGTATTGACACGAATATTGAATTCCTGTTTCAGATTTTGAATAACCCGAAATTTAGGAGCGCAGAAATTGACACATCCTTCATTGCCAAAGAATTTGACTATGGAGCGTAA
- the fabZ gene encoding 3-hydroxyacyl-ACP dehydratase FabZ produces the protein MLNIKEIQEIIPHRYPFLLLDRVEELEEGKRVVAYKNVTINEYFFQGHFPQEPVMPGVLIIEALAQAGAVALLKMEKYQGKLAYFTGIDNAKFRRKVFPGDVLRLEVEIIKIKGPAGIGKALATVDGEKAAEAEIKFFIS, from the coding sequence ATGCTGAACATCAAAGAGATTCAGGAGATCATTCCGCATCGATACCCGTTCCTTCTTCTGGACCGAGTCGAAGAGCTAGAAGAAGGTAAAAGGGTTGTTGCTTATAAAAATGTTACGATCAATGAGTATTTTTTTCAGGGACATTTTCCGCAAGAACCGGTAATGCCCGGTGTACTCATTATTGAAGCGCTGGCTCAGGCCGGTGCGGTAGCTTTATTAAAAATGGAAAAATATCAGGGTAAGCTCGCTTACTTTACCGGAATTGATAATGCCAAGTTCCGAAGGAAGGTATTTCCTGGTGATGTGCTGAGGCTGGAAGTAGAGATTATAAAAATCAAAGGCCCTGCCGGCATCGGCAAAGCTCTTGCCACGGTTGACGGGGAAAAAGCTGCCGAAGCCGAAATTAAGTTTTTTATCAGTTAA
- the accB gene encoding acetyl-CoA carboxylase biotin carboxyl carrier protein: MDLKEIQELIKMVDESGLTEFELKQEDYKIVLKKEKLPPMFQPAFQPVQSFMTGAAAGRETVTPEQPSSKIEASQTINAPIVGTFYLAPSPGEKPFVSAGSKVKKGDTLCIVEAMKLMNEIEAEEDLQILSILVDDGQMVEFGQPLFEINTK; the protein is encoded by the coding sequence ATGGATTTAAAAGAAATTCAAGAACTGATAAAAATGGTGGATGAATCCGGGCTGACTGAATTTGAGCTTAAGCAAGAGGATTATAAAATTGTTTTGAAGAAAGAAAAGCTTCCGCCTATGTTTCAGCCTGCGTTTCAGCCGGTACAGAGCTTTATGACCGGGGCTGCAGCCGGAAGAGAGACTGTGACTCCGGAACAACCAAGTTCTAAAATTGAAGCGTCGCAGACGATTAATGCACCGATTGTTGGAACCTTTTACCTGGCACCGTCGCCCGGAGAGAAACCCTTTGTCAGCGCGGGTAGCAAAGTCAAAAAAGGAGATACGCTTTGTATTGTCGAGGCGATGAAGCTGATGAATGAGATTGAAGCTGAAGAAGACCTGCAAATCTTAAGCATTCTGGTTGATGACGGGCAAATGGTTGAATTTGGCCAACCGCTGTTTGAAATTAATACCAAGTAG
- the fabF gene encoding beta-ketoacyl-ACP synthase II yields MRTRVVITGIGAVTPLGNDAATFWQGIKEGKCGIGPITAFDTTDHKVKIGAEIKDFDPEMHLDKKEAKRMDRYCQLAVVAAEQAYEDAGVKEAEIDPERLGVLVGSGIGGLLTIEEQHSRLTEKGPGRVSPFFIPMAISNMASGNIAIKLGAKGVNYSIVTACASATHSIGEAFWKIRDGQADMIVTGGAEAPITPLAVAGFTSMTALSNSNDVNRASIPFDKERDGFVIGEGAGILVLESLEHARKRNARIYGEVVGYGATCDAYHMTAPAPGGEGAARAMKLALADAGIGPDEISYINPHGTGTPYNDKFETEAIKATFGEKAYQIPVSSTKSMTGHLLGAAGAIEAIICAKALQEGFVPPTIGYQVKDEECDLDYVPNCGRNMDLTYALSNSLGFGGHNATIILKKWLEG; encoded by the coding sequence ATGAGAACACGCGTAGTTATTACTGGAATTGGGGCGGTTACTCCGCTTGGCAACGATGCAGCCACATTCTGGCAGGGCATCAAAGAGGGGAAATGCGGAATAGGTCCGATCACAGCCTTTGATACGACGGACCATAAAGTAAAAATTGGTGCCGAAATCAAAGATTTTGATCCTGAAATGCATTTGGACAAGAAAGAAGCCAAACGGATGGACCGCTACTGCCAGCTGGCAGTGGTGGCGGCAGAACAGGCTTATGAAGATGCGGGTGTGAAAGAAGCCGAGATCGACCCGGAAAGATTAGGTGTTTTGGTTGGATCGGGGATAGGCGGTCTGCTAACGATTGAAGAACAGCACAGCAGGCTGACCGAGAAAGGGCCCGGCAGGGTTTCCCCTTTCTTTATTCCGATGGCGATCAGTAATATGGCTTCAGGGAATATTGCGATCAAGCTTGGTGCCAAAGGAGTTAACTACAGTATTGTCACAGCCTGCGCTTCAGCAACGCATTCCATCGGTGAAGCTTTCTGGAAGATCAGAGACGGTCAGGCGGATATGATTGTTACCGGTGGTGCCGAAGCCCCGATTACGCCTCTGGCGGTAGCCGGATTTACTTCCATGACCGCTTTGAGCAACAGCAATGATGTCAACAGGGCTTCCATCCCGTTTGACAAGGAGAGGGACGGGTTCGTGATTGGTGAAGGTGCGGGTATTTTGGTTCTGGAATCTTTGGAGCATGCTAGAAAGAGGAATGCAAGAATCTATGGCGAAGTAGTTGGTTATGGAGCTACCTGCGATGCCTACCATATGACCGCACCTGCACCGGGAGGGGAAGGCGCGGCCAGAGCCATGAAGCTTGCCTTAGCTGATGCCGGAATTGGTCCGGACGAAATATCCTATATCAATCCGCATGGAACAGGTACACCGTACAACGACAAGTTTGAGACGGAAGCGATCAAAGCCACATTTGGAGAAAAAGCTTATCAAATACCGGTGAGTTCGACTAAATCAATGACCGGTCATCTACTGGGAGCAGCAGGAGCTATAGAGGCGATTATCTGCGCCAAAGCACTTCAGGAGGGCTTTGTACCACCGACGATCGGCTATCAGGTTAAAGATGAGGAATGTGACCTGGATTATGTGCCAAATTGCGGGCGTAACATGGATTTGACCTACGCCCTATCCAATTCGCTTGGGTTTGGCGGCCATAATGCTACCATTATCTTAAAAAAATGGTTAGAGGGATAA
- the fabG gene encoding 3-oxoacyl-[acyl-carrier-protein] reductase, giving the protein MLKGKTAVVTGASRGIGRAIALKLAEQGANIAVNYVSSEQDGLKLAQEIENLGGRALVLKADVSVFSEAEQLIAMAKAEFGTIDILINNAGITRDGLLMRMSEDDFDRVVEVDLKGVFNCTRHAVPIMVKQRSGRIINITSVVGILGNAGQVNYAAAKAGVIGLTKSLAKEIGSRNITVNAVAPGFIETDMTSGLSDKVKELTKESIALKRFGKPENIADTILFLASDAGEYITGQVISVDGGMAF; this is encoded by the coding sequence ATGCTAAAGGGGAAAACAGCAGTTGTTACAGGTGCCAGCAGGGGTATTGGCAGAGCCATCGCTTTAAAGCTTGCTGAACAAGGCGCGAATATCGCGGTGAATTATGTAAGCAGCGAGCAGGACGGGTTAAAGCTTGCCCAGGAAATCGAAAATCTCGGAGGGCGGGCCTTGGTCTTAAAAGCGGACGTCAGTGTATTCAGTGAAGCGGAACAATTGATTGCGATGGCCAAAGCGGAATTTGGAACCATTGATATTCTGATCAATAACGCAGGGATAACCCGCGACGGTTTACTCATGAGGATGTCGGAAGACGATTTTGACCGAGTCGTAGAAGTAGACCTCAAAGGGGTGTTCAATTGTACCCGGCATGCCGTTCCTATCATGGTCAAACAAAGAAGCGGCAGGATCATCAATATCACTTCTGTCGTTGGAATTCTCGGAAATGCAGGACAGGTCAATTATGCAGCGGCCAAAGCCGGCGTTATTGGACTTACCAAATCCCTGGCCAAGGAAATTGGCAGCAGAAACATCACGGTGAATGCCGTAGCCCCTGGCTTTATTGAGACGGATATGACGTCAGGATTATCGGATAAAGTAAAAGAACTGACCAAAGAGAGCATTGCTTTAAAGCGGTTTGGCAAACCGGAGAATATCGCCGATACGATTTTATTTCTGGCTTCAGACGCCGGTGAATATATTACCGGCCAGGTCATAAGCGTTGACGGCGGAATGGCATTTTAG
- the fabD gene encoding ACP S-malonyltransferase has protein sequence MDRKTAFIFAGQGSQYVGMGKELYQHNDVSRAVFDLADQELGYSLSDLCFYGPKEELDKTEHTQPAILTVSVAAARALMDQGINPDLTAGFSLGEYSALVLSGVLPFEAAVKLVRNRGRYMQEAVSQGVGGMAAVLGLETSGVEKACLEAESLGVVRIANYNCPGQVVISGENKALEAASARAMELGAKRVIPLEVSGPFHTGLLEPAARKLADELAGIGFSDPRIPVISNVTADYMADKSAVKELLPQQVMRSVLWEMSFRRMLADGVDTFVELGPGSVLKGFARKIDKNVKVLNVEDPSSLEAVVKYFND, from the coding sequence ATGGATAGAAAGACAGCGTTTATTTTTGCGGGTCAGGGTTCACAGTATGTTGGCATGGGCAAAGAACTTTATCAGCATAACGATGTTTCGCGGGCGGTCTTTGACCTGGCGGATCAGGAGCTCGGATATTCGCTGAGTGACCTGTGTTTTTATGGCCCCAAAGAGGAACTGGATAAAACGGAACATACGCAGCCAGCCATTCTTACGGTCAGTGTGGCAGCCGCAAGGGCGCTGATGGATCAGGGGATCAATCCTGATCTGACAGCCGGATTCAGTCTGGGTGAATATTCTGCCTTGGTCTTGAGCGGTGTATTGCCATTTGAGGCGGCTGTGAAACTGGTCCGGAACAGAGGCAGGTATATGCAGGAGGCTGTGTCTCAGGGTGTTGGAGGAATGGCTGCAGTCCTCGGTTTGGAAACATCCGGGGTCGAGAAGGCTTGTCTTGAGGCTGAAAGTCTCGGGGTTGTACGGATTGCCAATTATAACTGCCCAGGTCAGGTTGTGATATCCGGGGAAAACAAGGCCTTGGAAGCTGCTTCGGCCAGGGCTATGGAGCTCGGGGCCAAAAGGGTGATCCCGCTTGAAGTCAGCGGACCGTTTCATACGGGCTTACTCGAACCGGCGGCCCGGAAATTGGCTGACGAGCTGGCAGGCATTGGATTTTCTGATCCCCGGATTCCGGTGATTTCCAATGTTACTGCAGATTATATGGCGGATAAGTCGGCGGTCAAGGAACTATTGCCACAACAAGTCATGCGTTCCGTCCTTTGGGAGATGTCCTTCAGAAGGATGCTTGCCGACGGCGTAGATACCTTTGTGGAACTGGGACCTGGAAGTGTCTTAAAGGGCTTTGCGAGAAAGATTGACAAGAACGTGAAGGTTCTGAATGTCGAAGACCCGTCATCTCTCGAAGCTGTGGTGAAATACTTTAATGATTAA